The segment TCATGAGCTTGGGCTGACGACAGCATAACAAGCATAGCAAACAAGGTGGTCATAGAAACTAAGATGCGTTTTAACATAGATACTTTCCTCTGTAATGAAATTGGAAACGGCTGTTTCCATCCAATCGAAGGTGTTCTACGGCAGCCAGCTTTTAAGCGATCAATTGATCGTTTCAGCTAAAGTTGAGGTATCTGTTATCAGTTTGCATACTAAGGAGCAAAAAATGGCAATGTCGCTACGTATACTCGAACAGTTCTTCTGTCTCGACAAACTGGTTGTTCATTCTTTAGATATGTCGCTTTATCAAGTCTCGGTTGAGGTCGATGGAGAGGTGCATTTTATTACCGATGATCAGGGTAAAATGCTGCGAGCATTCTCAATTGTTGAACTGCAAAAACAGTGTGCCAATCTTAAAGCAGGCAAATGGGTATTAAGGCAACAGAGCGCCTACGACGAAATGGTTGGCGCGCCGATTCGTCAGCGAGACAATACGCTGGAGGTACCGCTTGGAAATAATAAACTTTACTGACCACGCTTATTCAAAATACGTGACTTAGTAGTAATAAAAAACCGCACTTAAGGTGCGGTTTAACATAGCGTTAGTTCAAACAACCATTAAACGATTGGTCGTTGACCACGGTCGATCAATTTCATCAACACATTGTCAGCCGCTTCGCCCATTAGAGCCGCAAGCTTTGAAGTGATCTTTTTCTTCTCAACATAGTGAATCGCTAGCACTGTCTTATCTTTACATGCTGCAACGACGATATCGTCAGAAGTTTTAATCTCATCCACTAAACCGAGTGTCAGAGCTTGTGAACCAAACCAGTGCTCACCCGTCGCCACTTTTTCAAGGTCTAAATCTGGGCGACGTTCACGGATAAAATCTTTAAATAGCACATGGGTTTCTTCAAGCTCTTGCTTGAACTTCTCACGCGCTTTATCGGTGTTTTCGCCAAACATGGTTAGAGTGCGCTTGTACTCACCTGCGGTTAGCTGTTCATACTCAATATCATACTTTTTCAGTACTTTATTAAAGTTAGGCAGCTGAGCAATAACACCAATTGAACCCACAATAGCAAACGGCGCAGAGACAATTTTGTCTGCGATACACGCCATCATATAACCGCCGCTTGCTGCCACTTTATCTACCGAAATAGTTAAAGGCAGACCCGCAGCTTTAAGGCGATCCAGTTGTGATGAGGCCAAACCGTAGCCATGCACCATACCACCGCCAGACTCCAGACGTAGCAACACTTCGTCATCTTCGCGCGCCACAGCCAGAATCGCTGTTACTTCTTCACGCAGAGAAGCGACTTCTTTGGCATCAATGCTGCCTTTGAAATCCAGCACGAACAGGTGCGGCTCACGCTTGCTCTCAAGCTCACCCTCTTTCGCGGCTTTTTTGATCTCTTTGTCGCGCGCTTTGCTCTTCTCTTTTTCGCTCTTTTTCTCTGCCTTATCACGAGCTTTAAGGAAAGCATAGTCATGCAGATGATGTTCTAACTGCTCAACCGTGTGTTTGTGTTGCTCAGTTAGGTTGGTGATTTCCAATTCACCTTTTGCAGCACCGCTTCTGCCACCAGCACTTTTAGCAATAATTAAAATCGCTACTAATGCGACTACTACTGTCACAATCTTGGCTAAAAATAGCCCGTAGTCCAACAAAAATTCCAAGCTGAATATCCTCTCAATGTGCGAATTAGTGTATTGTAACCGAAGACGAAAAGCAGTTCATAACAATAAGGAAGCATAGCGTGGATTATTCAGTTGCTGATAACGCTCTCAAGGATAAAGTCATTCTAATTACTGGTGCTGGAGCTGGCATCGGTAAACAAGCTGCAATCAGCTTTGCCGAGCATGGTGCAACCGTGATCTTACTCGGTCGTACTGTAAAGAAGCTTGAGCAAACTTATGATGAGATTGAGAGTGCTGGCTACCCTCAACCGGCAATCATTCCACTCGATATGAAAGGGGCGACAAAACAGAACTATCTGGATATGGTCGACACCATTGAAAGTCAGTTTGGTCGTTTAGATGGTGTACTGCACAACGCCAGTATTCTCGGCGTGATCAGCCCGTTTGATCAAATCGGCGAAGACAGCTTTGACGATGTGATGCAGGTAAACGTCAAAGCACAATTCCTACTGTCACAAGCCTTATTGCCTCTACTGCGCAAATCAGACGACGCACGCATGGTCTTTACCTCATCAACCGTTGGTCATATCGGTCGAGCTTTCTGGGGTACATATGCGATGTCTAAATTCGCAACCGAAGGCATGATGCAAGTACTGGCAGATGAGTTAAGCGATACTAATATCCGCGTTAACGCGATTAACCCAGGTGGTACACGTACTGGCATGCGCGCCAAAGCGTTCCCTGCCGAAGACACCGATTTGCTCAAGACACCAGCGGATATTATGCCGCTCTATCTTTACTTGATGGCGCCAGAAGGCAAACAAGTACATGGGCAATGTATCGACGCCCAACCCAAGAAATAGTTTACTTAAAATCAACGCCTTGCAACTCAGCAAGGCGTTTTTTATTTCCGCCCTATTGCAGTGATTGCTAGATAAATTATACTGTACAAATATACAGGTACATTTATTCAACAACTGCCTATGTCCGAACTGATTGAACATCTAAAACAGAAGCACTGGTTATGGCAAGGTAATGCCCAAAATCAGCCAACAGAAACCTATTCAACAGGTTTTGCGTTGCTCGATAGCAAGCTGGAAGGCGGCTTTCCTAAGCATGGTGTGATTGAGCTACAAAGCGACTCTGGTATCGGTGAATTACGCTTATTGCTGCCTCACCTACTGGCAAGTAGCGAAGAGCGCATGAGTGTATTTATTCAGCCTCCCGGCTACTTGTGCGCCGAGATGTTAGTGGAACAAGGCTTTGACCTCAACCAAATTTTACTTATCTACCCAGAGACCCCGCAACACGCCTTGTGGGCAGCCGAGCAATGTTTAAAAAGTGGCACTTGTAGCAACGTTCTATTGTGGCAATCGGAGCTGGAAGTTCACCAAGCACGCCGTTTACAAGTAGCAAGTGAAACCGGTCATTGCCTTCACTTTCTGTTTAAGCAAGCTCAGCAAGATATTTTCTCTCTACCTGTCAGTTTAAGTATGCGCTTAGAGCCTCACAATCATGGCTTAACCGTCACCATTACGAAACGTAAAGGTGACTGGTCACACGGCAGTTTTGTGCTGGATATGCGCACGCGTTGGTCCCAACTCGCAATCACACAACCAGAACCTGTGGTGATCCCTTTCCCGCTACGCAAACAAGGTTAAACCATGCAGTTGTGGCTTTACCTTCATTTTCCAGCTTTGCAGCTGGATGCCCTGTTTGCCGAACAAAACGATCCAACGAACGTCGATGATCAAGCCATGGTGATCGTCGATGGGCAGCGTTTTCAAATCGTTCAGGCGAATCCAATGGCGCTCGAACATGGAATTAGAATTGGCATGGGACTGGGAAGTGCCAGCGCGCTTTGCCATCAGTTGCAAGTCCACCCTTACCAAGTAGAGCAAGAGCAGCAAACCTTGGTTGATATTGCCCAGTGGCTCTATCTCGTCACCTCCGATATCGTCCTCGTGCCACCGCAAGGCATACTACTCAAAGTCAGTGACATGCTCTGCTTGTATGGCGGCATTGAACGCTATTGGCAAAGCTTGTCTCAGCACCTTAATCAACTGGGTTACCGTTATAGCTATTCCACCGGATTTTCTCCCTATTCGGCGATTTTACTCGCAAAATCAGCGAAGATGCTTATTTCTAGCGACAAAAATCAACTATTGGAATGCATTAAAACTTACCCGCTGAGTGCCACTGAACTGGCAAGCAAGCAAGTGGCTGCGCTACAACGCGTAGGGGTTAACAACTTAGCCGAGCTGCTGAGTCTACCGATGGCGGAATTAGCACGTCGTTTTGATATCGATTTGGTCAACTACGTAGGGCGCCTACTCGGGCAATTTAAGCACCCGCTCGATTTTTATCATCCACCAGAGAAGTTTCACAGCTATCTGGAGCTTTTGTATGAAATTGAGAATATTCAGTGGCTTGAGCGCCCACTAAAAAAACTGTTAGAGCGTTTAGAACTATTTCTTACCCTGCGCAATCATGTCGCTTATGAGTTGCAACTGACGCTGCATCAGCGTGATAAACAGAGTGACACTATCCGCTTTACCTCCGCCTGTGGTGATTATATGGCAAAGCACTGGCTCAAGTTGTGCCAGCTGACTTTAGAATCACTCAAGCTCAAAGCCCCGGTGCAAGGTCTAACCTTAGCGATCTTACGTGGCGGGGCGTTAGAGGCAACCAGTCGCGATATGTTTAATGGTCCGCAAGGGCAGCAAACCCCACTGGAGTTGATCGGCTTATTGCAAGCCAAACTGGGCAAAGAAAATGTGCGCAAAGTCGCGCTTAGTCATGACCCACGACCAGAGAAAGCGACTCAACTGTGTGACCCAACGCTGCCTATCCCAAGCAAACCACACCTGGCTCGCTGTCGACCAAGTTTTCTGCTGCCTACCCCTGAGCCACTGCAAGAAAAAGTCTCAATCGTGCAAGGTCCTGAGCGCTTTGTGACTGGTTGGTGGGATGGTGATGACATCACGCGGGATTACTTTATTGCCCGTAGCAATACCGGTCGCTGGTTATGGGTGTTTCGCAATCAAGATAAACAGTGGTTTCTCCACGGACAATTTAGTTAACACGGAGTCACCTCATGTCTTATGCCGAGTTATTTTGCCAAACCAATTTCTCTTTTCTCACTGGGGCATCTCATGCAGAAGAGCTGATCTTGCAAGCCGACTTTCTACGCTATCACTCACTGGCGATCACCGATGAATGCTCCGTCGCTGGCGTGGTACGCGCCCACACCGCGATTAAAAACCACCAGCTTGGCGTAAGGCTAATCATTGGCAGTATGTTTTGGCTCAACGGCGAGTGCCAAGTGGTATTACTCTGCCCCAACCGCCAAGCCTATGCGGAGTTGTGCCGTATTATCACCAATGCTCGCCGCCGCAGTGAAAAAGGAGAATATCAACTCTCCGAATGGGATTTGATGTCGATTCGCCACTGCTTAGTGATTTGGCTCCCTACCCATCAAGAGCCGGATCGTAAATGGGGATGGTGGCTCGCTCAGCATCACTCACGCCGTTTATGGCTAGGAGTACAACGTCACTTAAGCAGTGACGACCATGTTTACCTCAGTCATTGCCAGCAGCTCGCTGCAGAGCTACAACTGCCTGTTACTGCTTGTGGTGGTGTATTAATGCACACCGCTACTCGCTTACCACTGCAACACACTCTTACTGCCATCAAGCACGGTGGCAGTGTGAGTAACCTATGCGGGCACTTACTGGTTAATACTGAGCGCTCACTACGCAGTATCGATAAGCTCAATAAGCTGTTTAAGCCAGAGTGGTTACAACAAAGTGTGCAGATAGCGAAACGCTGCACCTTCAGCCTCAGTGAGCTTAAGTATGAGTACCCAAGCGAACTGATCCCTGATGGTGAAACGCCGATGAGCTACCTGCGTAAACTGGTCGCTTACGGTAAGCAATTGCGTTTTCCTCATGGCGTACCCGAAGACATTGAACAGACCATTGAGAAAGAGCTAGGGCTAATCGAAGAGCTCAACTATCCGTTTTACTTTCTCACTATTCACGACATCGTGATGTTTGCCAAACGCAGTGACATTCTCTACCAAGGACGCGGCTCAGCAGCGAACTCGGTGGTCTGTTATTGCTTGGAAATCACCTCGGTTGATCCAAGGCAAATCTCGGTATTGTTTGAACGCTTTATCAGTAAAGAGCGCGATGAGCCGCCTGATATTGATGTCGATTTTGAACATCAGCGCCGTGAAGAAGTGATTCAATACATTTACCAAAAGTACGGTCGTGAGCGAGCCGCCCTCGCTGCGACTGTGATCTCATATCGCTTTAAGAGCGCAGTGCGTGATGTGGGCAAAGCGCTTGGCATTGAAGAGAGCCAACTCGATTACTTTATTAAGAACGTTAATCGTCGTGACCGTGCGCAGGGCTGGCAAGCACAAATCGTCCAACTCGGCATTGAACCTAGCTCACTCAAAGGCGAGCAGTTTATCCAATTGGTGAATGAAATCATGGGCTTTCCGCGCCATTTATCCCAGCACGTTGGCGGCTTTGTTATCTCCTCTGGTCCTCTTTATGAACTGGTACCGGTCGAGAATGCTTCCATGACCGACCGCACCGTAATCCAATGGGACAAAGACGATCTTGAAAGCCTCGCTCTGCTTAAGGTCGACGTTCTAGCGCTGGGTATGCTCAGCGCCATACGTAAATGCTTTGCGCTGGTTGAGCGTTTTCATGATGAGAAACTGTCGATTGCTGAGATCACGCGCCGTCAAGATGATGCGAACGTTTACAGCATGATTCAACGCGCCGATACGGTCGGCGTGTTTCAAATTGAATCTCGCGCGCAAATGAGCATGCTGCCAAGATTAAGACCGGCTTGTTATTACGATCTGGTGATTCAAATCGCTATCGTTCGCCCCGGTCCCATTCAGGGCGATATGGTGCACCCTTTTCTTAAGCGCCGTAGCGGTGAAGAGGCAATCAGTTACCCTTCAGAAGAAGTCAAGCAAGTGCTAGAACGCACCATGGGCGTGCCAATCTTCCAAGAGCAAGTGATCAAACTGGCGATGGTGGCAGCCGGCTTTAGCGGCGGTGAAGCAGACCAACTGCGCCGCGCAATGGCGGCGTGGAAAAAGAATGGCGACTTAGTTAAATTCCGCACTAAGTTGATTGAAGGCATGCTCAGCCGCGGCTATCAAGCTGAATTTGCTGAACGCATCTTTGATCAAATCCTTGGCTTTGGTGAATATGGTTTCCCTGAAAGTCACTCGGCTTCATTTGCGGTGCTCGCCTACTGCTCTGCATGGCTTAAGTTCTATTATCCTGAGGCATTCTATACCTCACTGCTTAATAGCCTGCCTATGGGCTTCTACAGCGCTTCACAGTTGATTCAAGATGCTAAGCGACATGGGCTGACTATCCTGCCCGTATGCGTTAATCATTCACAGTATGATCATCAAGTGGTGAGCACAACCAATGGGTTCGCGATTCGCTTGGGGTTAAGACAAATTAAAGGACTCAGCGCCGAAAGTGTTGAACGTTTGCTAAGTGCACGCAGCGCGCAAGGTTTTACTCACCCTAACCAACTAAAACACATTGGTTTGAATCGCAGAGACATCGAGCTGCTTGCCTCCGCGAACGCAATGCAGACCATTGCCAATAACCGCTATCAAGCACGCTGGGCAATGATGGACTCGCTCTCGGATCTGCCGCTATTTCAGCACATCAATGACGAGCAAAATTGCGCGCCGATTAGTACGCCGAGCGATATGCAAACCATGCTGGAAGATTATGCGGCAACTGGAGTGTCACTGAACCAGCATCCCATTACTCTGTTAGATAAAGCCGGGGTACTAGGGCGCTTTACTCGAATGACGCAGTTAATCGACAAACCACATCAATCACTGGTGACCGTCGTTGGTGTCGTGACTGGCAGACAATCACCAGGAACCGCTGCTGGCGTGACCTTTTTTACTCTCGAAGATGATACTGGCAACATTAATGTCGTGGTTTGGCGCGCCACTGCTCGGGCGCAGCAAAAAGCCTATTTGACCGCTAAGGTTCTACGCGTGAAAGGCATACTAGAGCGTGAAGGCGATGTTACCCATGTAATCGCGGGCAGATTAGAAGATCTCACCGATACGCTGCATGGCTTGCAAACCAAATCGCGCGATTTCCATTAACTCATCACAAAACAGGCGATCAAAAAAGGGAGCCTCAGCTCCCTTCTAACACTTGGTTACGTTAATCCAAACCTAAAACGGTTTTCAAACGGTCTTGTGTCACTTGCACTAGCAGATCTGGCTGGAATTTTGAAATAAAGCGGTCACAGCCGACTTTCTTCACCATCGCATCGTTAAAGCTGCCACTCAATGATGTATTAAGTACCACATGCAGGTCTTTCATACGCGGATCTAAACGCACTTCATGGGTCAGCTTATAGCCATCCATTTCCGGCATTTCTGCATCGGTGATCATCAACAATAATTCTTCAGCAACATTCTTGCCTTCGTCGCTCCACGATTGCAGTAAGCGCAGAGCTTGTAGCCCGTCACGACATTCGATGATATTCAAACCTAACTGAGATAACGTGCCTTTCACTTGAGCTCGAGCGGTAGATGAATCGTCAACGATCAGTACATTGCGACCAATCATTTCACCCGCAAGTTGTTCATCCAATACACCTTCTGAGATCGATACATCGTAATCGATAATTTCAGCAAGTACTTTCTCTACATCGATAATCTCAATGATCTGTTCATCATCACCATCTTTAACGCGAGTGATCGCCGTTAGGTAGTTAGAACGACCGGCAGTTTTTGGCGGCGGCTGAATATCGCTCCAAGTGGTATTAACGATATTACGCACTTGACCCACTAAGAAACCTTGCACCGTGCGGTTGTATTCCGTGATGATTAAGTTTTCTTCTTGGTTCTCTAGTCGAGATGGTGGAAAGCCAATTGCTGAACGCAAATCAATAATCGGCACAGACACTCCACGTAAAGAAGCAACACCAGTGATGTTGTAGTGTGCGCCTGGCAATTTAGTCAATGGTGGGACTTTGATGACTTCACGTACTTTAAACACGTTAATCGCAAACAGTTGACGGCTATTTAGGCTAAAAAGCAATAGCTCCAAACGGTTTTCACCAACCAGTTTGGTACGTTGGTCTACAGTGTTTAATACTCCGGTCATATCAAATCTCTACAGCAGTTGTCTCGATAGTGCGATGCTTGGCTTAATATCTCGCCAATCAAGAAACTAGATATCCAGACTGATCAACGAGATAAATTAATTACCCTTCTATCACTTTCATAAGCAATAAGCCATCATATAGTGCCTGTTTTACGAGTGCAGCACCAGTCATTGTTGCTTGTTTGTAGAAACGTGACTCAACTAATTCAAGATCTTGATGATAAACGGGCAAGCTTTGTTCTTTAATGCACTTTTGCACCGCTGGATATAAGATCTCTTTAGCTTGGTTAATCGC is part of the Vibrio ponticus genome and harbors:
- a CDS encoding error-prone DNA polymerase gives rise to the protein MSYAELFCQTNFSFLTGASHAEELILQADFLRYHSLAITDECSVAGVVRAHTAIKNHQLGVRLIIGSMFWLNGECQVVLLCPNRQAYAELCRIITNARRRSEKGEYQLSEWDLMSIRHCLVIWLPTHQEPDRKWGWWLAQHHSRRLWLGVQRHLSSDDHVYLSHCQQLAAELQLPVTACGGVLMHTATRLPLQHTLTAIKHGGSVSNLCGHLLVNTERSLRSIDKLNKLFKPEWLQQSVQIAKRCTFSLSELKYEYPSELIPDGETPMSYLRKLVAYGKQLRFPHGVPEDIEQTIEKELGLIEELNYPFYFLTIHDIVMFAKRSDILYQGRGSAANSVVCYCLEITSVDPRQISVLFERFISKERDEPPDIDVDFEHQRREEVIQYIYQKYGRERAALAATVISYRFKSAVRDVGKALGIEESQLDYFIKNVNRRDRAQGWQAQIVQLGIEPSSLKGEQFIQLVNEIMGFPRHLSQHVGGFVISSGPLYELVPVENASMTDRTVIQWDKDDLESLALLKVDVLALGMLSAIRKCFALVERFHDEKLSIAEITRRQDDANVYSMIQRADTVGVFQIESRAQMSMLPRLRPACYYDLVIQIAIVRPGPIQGDMVHPFLKRRSGEEAISYPSEEVKQVLERTMGVPIFQEQVIKLAMVAAGFSGGEADQLRRAMAAWKKNGDLVKFRTKLIEGMLSRGYQAEFAERIFDQILGFGEYGFPESHSASFAVLAYCSAWLKFYYPEAFYTSLLNSLPMGFYSASQLIQDAKRHGLTILPVCVNHSQYDHQVVSTTNGFAIRLGLRQIKGLSAESVERLLSARSAQGFTHPNQLKHIGLNRRDIELLASANAMQTIANNRYQARWAMMDSLSDLPLFQHINDEQNCAPISTPSDMQTMLEDYAATGVSLNQHPITLLDKAGVLGRFTRMTQLIDKPHQSLVTVVGVVTGRQSPGTAAGVTFFTLEDDTGNINVVVWRATARAQQKAYLTAKVLRVKGILEREGDVTHVIAGRLEDLTDTLHGLQTKSRDFH
- a CDS encoding chemotaxis protein CheV, with the protein product MTGVLNTVDQRTKLVGENRLELLLFSLNSRQLFAINVFKVREVIKVPPLTKLPGAHYNITGVASLRGVSVPIIDLRSAIGFPPSRLENQEENLIITEYNRTVQGFLVGQVRNIVNTTWSDIQPPPKTAGRSNYLTAITRVKDGDDEQIIEIIDVEKVLAEIIDYDVSISEGVLDEQLAGEMIGRNVLIVDDSSTARAQVKGTLSQLGLNIIECRDGLQALRLLQSWSDEGKNVAEELLLMITDAEMPEMDGYKLTHEVRLDPRMKDLHVVLNTSLSGSFNDAMVKKVGCDRFISKFQPDLLVQVTQDRLKTVLGLD
- a CDS encoding YciK family oxidoreductase — its product is MDYSVADNALKDKVILITGAGAGIGKQAAISFAEHGATVILLGRTVKKLEQTYDEIESAGYPQPAIIPLDMKGATKQNYLDMVDTIESQFGRLDGVLHNASILGVISPFDQIGEDSFDDVMQVNVKAQFLLSQALLPLLRKSDDARMVFTSSTVGHIGRAFWGTYAMSKFATEGMMQVLADELSDTNIRVNAINPGGTRTGMRAKAFPAEDTDLLKTPADIMPLYLYLMAPEGKQVHGQCIDAQPKK
- the imuA gene encoding translesion DNA synthesis-associated protein ImuA; protein product: MSELIEHLKQKHWLWQGNAQNQPTETYSTGFALLDSKLEGGFPKHGVIELQSDSGIGELRLLLPHLLASSEERMSVFIQPPGYLCAEMLVEQGFDLNQILLIYPETPQHALWAAEQCLKSGTCSNVLLWQSELEVHQARRLQVASETGHCLHFLFKQAQQDIFSLPVSLSMRLEPHNHGLTVTITKRKGDWSHGSFVLDMRTRWSQLAITQPEPVVIPFPLRKQG
- the sohB gene encoding protease SohB translates to MEFLLDYGLFLAKIVTVVVALVAILIIAKSAGGRSGAAKGELEITNLTEQHKHTVEQLEHHLHDYAFLKARDKAEKKSEKEKSKARDKEIKKAAKEGELESKREPHLFVLDFKGSIDAKEVASLREEVTAILAVAREDDEVLLRLESGGGMVHGYGLASSQLDRLKAAGLPLTISVDKVAASGGYMMACIADKIVSAPFAIVGSIGVIAQLPNFNKVLKKYDIEYEQLTAGEYKRTLTMFGENTDKAREKFKQELEETHVLFKDFIRERRPDLDLEKVATGEHWFGSQALTLGLVDEIKTSDDIVVAACKDKTVLAIHYVEKKKITSKLAALMGEAADNVLMKLIDRGQRPIV
- a CDS encoding DUF6482 family protein; the encoded protein is MAMSLRILEQFFCLDKLVVHSLDMSLYQVSVEVDGEVHFITDDQGKMLRAFSIVELQKQCANLKAGKWVLRQQSAYDEMVGAPIRQRDNTLEVPLGNNKLY
- a CDS encoding Y-family DNA polymerase; amino-acid sequence: MQLWLYLHFPALQLDALFAEQNDPTNVDDQAMVIVDGQRFQIVQANPMALEHGIRIGMGLGSASALCHQLQVHPYQVEQEQQTLVDIAQWLYLVTSDIVLVPPQGILLKVSDMLCLYGGIERYWQSLSQHLNQLGYRYSYSTGFSPYSAILLAKSAKMLISSDKNQLLECIKTYPLSATELASKQVAALQRVGVNNLAELLSLPMAELARRFDIDLVNYVGRLLGQFKHPLDFYHPPEKFHSYLELLYEIENIQWLERPLKKLLERLELFLTLRNHVAYELQLTLHQRDKQSDTIRFTSACGDYMAKHWLKLCQLTLESLKLKAPVQGLTLAILRGGALEATSRDMFNGPQGQQTPLELIGLLQAKLGKENVRKVALSHDPRPEKATQLCDPTLPIPSKPHLARCRPSFLLPTPEPLQEKVSIVQGPERFVTGWWDGDDITRDYFIARSNTGRWLWVFRNQDKQWFLHGQFS